cagtcacatgagcataacaaacttgagcctcggtcaagggtttgttgttttcttggctatggcgaaactcgaaaggggtatcggtgttatgatcctaTTTCCCATCATCTTCGTATctcccgcaatgttgtcttttgggatcGCCTCTTTGTTGAGCTCTCTTACTTTCATGCCTCCatatcttcctcctctgtcttagatctttttccagatgaggcacatattccttctgtagttgctcctgatcctcctgtagttgCTCTTGATTCTCctgtagacttctctgtccaaccaccagatatccTTGATctctttcctagttcaccctttaatgaacaggtcAAAGACGAACTacccaaccctgagcttgggtcccctgctcctgctccacCTGAAGATcatgcacaagacattccacctcgtcactcaactcgggtaagatccattcctacacatttacttgactatcattattacactgcccttgctacactgcacgaacctcacacctatcgtgaggcttccactgaccctttatggcaaaTTGCAAtaaaagaggaacttgatgcattatctaaaaaccatacttgggactTGGTGACTCTCCCTCCTAGGAAATCtatggttggttgtaagtggatcaataagattaagactcgctctgatgggtccattaagcgctacaaagctcgtcttgttgtaaaaggttttacacaagagtatgagattgattatgaagagacctttgctctaGTTGCTCatatctcatctgttcgtgccctCGTAGCTGTTGCTTTTGCCAGTAAATGAGACCTTTTTCAGacggatgtcaaaaatgcattccttaatggggatttaagtgaagaagtttatatgcaacctcctcctagTCTTTCTGTTGAATCAAGCAAGGTTTGTCACCTTCGACATGCACTTTATggtcttaaacaagctccatgagcttggtttgccaaattcagctctaccatctctcgcttGGGTTATATGGCCAGTTATTATAATTctaccttatttcttcgtcgcactgagaaatgcactattttacttctcctgtatgtggatgatataatcataactggtgatgacctcagtggcattcaaaaactcaaggattttctcagtcagcagttttgagatgaaagatcttggacatctcagttACTTCTTGgttcttgaaatcactcattctacagatggactttacattactcaagccaagtatgcctctgaactcttgtctcgagctggactcattgatagcaagactgttgacactccagttgagcttaatgcacatctgactccctcaggggtgggaaaccattgtctaatccctctctttacaaaCGCTTAGTTGGCAGCCTAATTTATCTCACTGTTACTCATCCAGACATTTCCTATGTTGTTCACCAGGTGAGCCAGTATTTGTCCGTTCCACAatcgactcactatgctgctgttctgcgcattcttcgataactaaagggcactctcttccatgttcttttctactctgctcagtctcctcttattCTCCATATTTTTTCTGATGCTGATTAGAcaggagatcccactgatcgtAGGTCCACCACTGATTATTGCTTttttcttgattcttctctgatttcttggcgaagtaaaaaacaaactcatgtggcccactccagtactgaagcagaatatcgtacCCTTGTTGATACCACATCTAAGCTTttttggctacgatggcttctcaaagacttaggtgtGTCTACATCCTCTGCTACTTCTCTTTCTTGTGACAACCAAAGTgtcattcatattgctcacaatgatatCTTCCATGAATGGACTAAACATATcgagatcgattgtcattttattcgttatcatcttgtccatgatGCTCTCAAGCTAATATTAATctcctctaaagatcaacttgtagatatcttcaccaagtcacatcctaagggacgCCTTCGTattttggttgacaacctcaagttggtctcacatccaccttgagtttgaggggcgCTGTTAATGTGTATAGTATTATAGACTTTAGGCCCAGCTaaattacttgtatagcacacattcttgtactacactcttacttgtactgcactcaTATTCCTCCTATATAAAAACACTCGTGTATTCTTTTACCATGAAAATACAATATACAattattcagtatttctaatAGTATCATTTGGTGCAAAGGGACACTCTCTAAAAGACTGTGAAGAATTCAAAAGGgaggtttaaactttaaagtttaatCGGCTGACATGTTATCACAGAAGGGAAGCAAAAAAGTTAACCGTTGGATGCCTATCAATGAACTGTGTGCTTGAGGATCTAGCTACAACAAAGTAATGCATAGAACATCAAGTCCATATGATTACTTAAGAATGAAATTGTAGACTTTTAGTGGAAATATTTAACAATAGTTGCTCCAATCACACTAAATATGGGTGGTAGATAGTTGAAGATGGCTCTTGTATTGGGGAAGGATGTGCATAAAACGATTGAGGTTCAAATATACCatgagattaaaagttattATCTTGTGGAGCTGGAAAATTTATCCTTTgaactttaaaattaattagcaATGGCAAAATGAGATATCGTTGATCTTTGAGCATAGCCAACGAGTGAAAAAATTTTGACTCCTTATTAGGTGGCCCAGAAGAGGTTGGATTCTAGCAATCTCAAGCTGGTCCATGTTGAGGTGTTGACGGACACATTTTGGCGGTCAACCAAGTATTCTTTATTAAGGAGACCAAGAAGTTAAGCAAATGATGCAGAAGTTTTGATagtccttcattttttttttttttttttttttttttttgctgaataaataCTTTATTGCTCATCTCAAAACAGGGGAGAAACAAATTGAGCCAAATTTCATCTCTATCCAAAGCTTACAAAATAGAAGAAGGCAGATTTGATATGGGAATCGGCCTAGTCTAGCTTATAGGAGTTGTCCATTGAGCCAAAAGATGGGCAGAGATTGACCTCCCTACAAATAAAGGAAGTTTTGATAGTCTAGAGGTAATGTTCGACTACTTATAGATAAATtaaagtttgtatttttatgaATTCTTACACCATGTAGTTGACATAATCTTTTAAGTTCATTATAATTGGCAGTGACACAAAAAGACAGTGGATATGTGATGGATCCTATTCCAATGGAACTTTAAGCTACTAATCAATATAATGGTGGTCTAATCTATCCAAAGGCGAACATGGTAGATATTGTACTTTTCTACCCTAAAAACTATtacaactaataataatttgatgatAGATTAATGATAATCGTACATGTAATTGATCTACAAGATTTTGAAGAACGGTTGTATACACTTTAtaatttactataaaataaaaaataaaaataaaaaagaaacacgAGAAAGGAATAAATAGTCTTGTATACAATCGTTAAGAACTCTGCAAATGATTTGAAAACGTTTAAAACGATATCGTTCTTGAAATTAGGAGTGTAGTAAGGGAACATACTGAACATATGAACAAAAAGGAAGattaaaatgatataaaaaattattaaaataaaatcgaCAATAGCACCCTCATCTGAAATCCAAGACGTTAAGGGCCTGTTTTGTTTGAAGTTAACTCAAAACTCAgttctcttttctcatttttcattaCTCAATCTCAGTATCCATAACTCACATCTATATCTCTACTTTTCCCCTACTTTATCatacttttgtttggttgttgttCTCAACTTCATATCTCACTacttaaactcaaatttttgataaattggtGGAGTCCACACACTGTGGTCAGTCAAACCGGTAACCCTTTACCCGTGTGCTtctcctctctcctctttcccattcattttttgttgtcTCACCTCCTCACTTCCTCCAACAATCTTGCCAAAGATGAGTATAGCAGTAATACAATACCTAGGAATTTCATATAAAGAATAGcattgattttcaaaaaaaatatatatatatacattcatTTTCAGGCTCTAGTGATGTTAAACACTACTGCATAGCTCAAACATGAAGCACACAATACCCAAATATTTTCAGTAATGTGAATCAGGTAGCAGAAAcgaaaaatagctaaaaaaatccaaataaaatttgGTTTAGAAGAACAAATTACATAAAGTAAATAGAGAGCACAGAAACTAGAAAATTTGCATAGAGCAACAACTCTTTACTCCACAAAGACCTAAAAAACAAATTCATACAAAAGTGAGGAGAGGACaagagagtgagggagagcTTCGGTTAGCTAATGGGTTTCGGTCTTCACAGCTGCTGCtaggtttttgggttttcttttagATGGAGAGATTCGGGTGGTCTTCGGTTGCTAGGTTTCGTTCTTCACAATTgttgggtttctgggttttcttTTAGATGGAGAGTTTCAGCTGGGTATCGTTGTTCTTCAGTAGCAGAAGGGAAAAGTGAAGATAGGACAAGAGAGAAAGgagtaaaaaatttatgaaaaaatgttGGTTTGCTGTTGGGAGAAggagaaaggagaaagaagaaagagaaagggaaacAGAGAATGCCATTggagaaaggagaaagaagaaagagagaaagagagtcaTTGGTGCTGCTGACTTGATGTAGACATGTCTTTGATGCAAGTCCCACAAAGATGTAAATATTTACAATAATGTCACTATTACTCATTTTTCAtcttgaaaatatcaaaaagttgtttttaatttctataactcaaactcaatttttttataattgagttAGGAAACTAATCCAAACAAAGCAATTTACTATGAGGCccacaaaatttagaaaatgagTAATAAAAATTGAGTATTAGGTGATGAAAACACttaaaccaaacaccccctaattATCTCTAGACCTTGATTTGTTTGCACAAATCAAATAGATGCCTCGGTCCAAAAGCAAACAGATGGATCGACAATAATCGGTTTGTAACAATGCTGAGAAATTTGTAATTGATTTCTCAGatagttaaataatttataatcaCACGATTCTAATGACATGAAAcctatgtaatttatttttatatataaagttaggattaaactatttatttaaaattaatagttAAGATTTGATTTGGtatcttacaaaaaaaataaaagtttggaaATTGTAGAATTAGCCTAGATTtagattaataaattaaattgccATCCCTCCCTCATAAACAAATGTTTTGATGGGTCAATTATATTCATCGTGACATTAAAACAACCCATAATAGTCCCCTATGAAAATTGAGCTCcctaaaaaatgaaaggaaaaaaaaaaaaaaaaattcttcagaGACCATGTGGAAAATTCATAATAGGACTTCAAGTTTCTTGATTACTCAACCAGACGACATGAAACAATccgttatattttttattattattatagagttTCAGTTTATAACATCCGCATATGATGATTGTGctctttattattaaatcaagacaccaattagtttttagttgtaggtgaaaattgattttcaaatctcttattcaaccatcaatgactttaccagttgagttaactgaaacccTGATACACCAAAAATGCAAGATATGCAATGACTAGTTTTGTCCATTCACTCTAGCAGCGAATCTACACCACATATCTGAAGAGAGAGATTCACTTTGTGACATGTTGGTCATATATTGGTCACACAAGGTTATTGTAAATATCAGTCCCCACCACATCCATATCCAGAACTAATATATGTGATGGTCAAGAAATGAGCAAAGAAAGCATACAGGAGTtccaaggggaaaaaaatggcAGCCCAAATgacactctcttcctctctcagcACCCAGTTTCTACTCCCACCTAAGCCATCATTATCATCCCCTTTCTCTTGCACTTATATTTTACCAAAGACAAGGGTCCATCAGTTCAAAATATGTGCAGACTTGGGTAAGAGATATTCTCTTATTATTGATATTTCACCAAATTTAACtgtattttctcaattttcattGTTATTGTTTGCTTTTGTTCAAATCTTGAGTAAACTTAGACTGAAATAATAACTTGAGAggttaaaattttggttttgataggTGGTGGGGAAGGAGAAAtcaaaaaggaaggaaagaagaaattcaTAACTAGAGAAGAAGAACCACAAGAGTAGGCCTTCCACCCATTTGTAATCTTTGCTTTAATAATTCAACCAAGTTGATCTTCAACAAAACATGTCATTGGCATTGCTAATGGTTCCAATTGGCAATAATTGAAAGGGGTTTACTAATTGCAGGTATTGGCAAACAGCAGGAGAAAGGGAAGGGGAGAATCCCATGATGACTCCTCTTCCTTACATTATCATATTTGGAATGGCTACACCTTTTGTAATCTTAGCCATTGCTTTTGCAAATGGATGGGTTAAGGTCCCTGTTCGATGATTTGATTGGGACGGTTGATGCAAGCAGCAGTGTTACATGTCATGAATGCTCAATCTTTTTAGAAACCAACAATTCTCAAAGCATATGTTCTTCAACAATTGCTTGAATATGTATTGAGTTTTTTTAGATGAAACGTAGCAAGTAAATTACTATAGTTATTTGCCTGTAATAACCATTTCATACCAGTTACATGTCCACTTGATCTTGCTTAAGCACAAATTTTGATGACAGAAGGGCAACAAGCACAAAGGGATTTCTTGACTTGTCTACCCTTTACTGCAATTGATTGTTTTAACAACTTTCTCTATGATTAAATTTGATTCAAATAGGATGGTTTAGACAGCATGTGAAGGAGAGAAAATCCTTTTAATTGATGACAAATATCTGCTTTCACTGTCACCAATTACAAAATTGATGATACATCAGCAAGTCCAAATTCATCCCACTTTGTATATTGCATAACAATATAACTAGATAATCTTGGTTGTCAAGGATTCTTATGAAATTCAAATacacttctttttatttttcttttttctttttcttttttggccaaAATGCAAGCACAGAAGAAATGGTAATCTTCATAAACGTTGATTGCTCATATTTTAAAGCGTGTGCAGCATATAAACCTGATTAAACTTGTGCAGaatttaaactaaaatagaATAGGCTTAAGATTCTGATCATTTCAAAGAAGGCCGtcgatttaaaattttagttgaacAATATAACATGGGTTTCCCCCACCGCCCAACCAAAAGAAAGGGGTTAAGGTTAGCTCCATACCGGTTTGGAAGAATTTCCTCCAATTGATTACATTGCAGTTTATAAGATTATTCGTGTATAATACTAAAACAAATCAAGTGATGCACTAAAAGAATCATATTATTAAAACTACATATAGGAAGATACTTCCAAACTATACACTTGGGTTATACTCACTAGTGAAATCTCGCAAATGCAGtcatattacaatttttttggaagTCTCCTCACAAATAGGAAGCTCACAAATGAAATTAGAAAACATATAATTATGAACAAAAATGAATATCAATTACACCAATGTGTTATATAACAAAAGATCCTATTTCTTTACTTAACTCTTTTCTCAGTCCACTAAATCTATGATActaaatcaatgaaaatagtTAGGCCAAATTACTAATTTAGTCTTATAACCATGGGGTAAAGTTCAATATGGCCAGCCAAGTATTAATTGTGTTAATTTCATCCCTcaactttcaaaatcaattaaatttcaTCTTTACATCTCATCTTCATTTAAATCAGAATAAAATTAATGGATGTGGTTAATTGAAATGAATATGGAAATTGtacaaattcaaaatcaaacaaattttaactattaattttgttgaaattaaaatggAGGGGAAACACAAGGATGACAATGACTTGATTTTACAAGTTGAGGAactaaattaacacaattaatAATTGAAGGATTAAATTGAACTTTGTCCAACAGTTGGAGGACCAAATAATTTTTCCTAACCAAAGTCACTGATGTTAAATAAATCTAAATCTTGaaatatataaaggaaaaataagagaAGTTCATGGTGGTTTGGTTTTAAAGGCGGGCTTGTATAATATTGTGGTAATATACTTATCAGCAAACCTCTCTGTAGAGCTGACTGTCACATACTGATCTTCGTTTTCTTTGTGACCGTATAGATGATTTACTTGTGAAAATTGAGGCCTTGGTAGAGAATGGTAAACATCAAAGGAGCATGATGGCATATCCAATATAGCTTCTTCTAGCTGTGGGGGTAGTTCTGGTGGTTGAATCTCGCAAATGTTACCTTCTTTGGTTCTATAATAAAAATCTTTGTCAGTAAAAAATTTGTTGTCATAACTTGAAGGTGGGGAAGGAGGAGATTCAAAATCAGACAGATTTGCAAAACCATTTGCAGGCGCTTGAAGGACATCCTCCTACAAGTGAAACCAAATTAGATTAAATAATGATTTAAATCCGTTGTAACAAGCTAAGAATCCAACTCCAGAAAGGCATTCAAAATCTGAAACATTCGAGGGAGAAAATTAGAATTTCTTATGCAAAATCACCAAATGGAAATAATAGCTGAAAAATATGAACAGATGTAAATGAAGTTCCAACACTTTTGAATTACAGCTAagcacaaaatttaaaagatatcaACAATATACATTTGATTATACCATAGCACTAAAAGGGTGACTGTATAAGAGTGGAAATGATCGAGATAAAGGCTTTTGTGCCCCTTTTGCTAACTGTGTAGCAATAGCATCCATTTTCCTTTCATCTTTACCTCATGGATAAACAAAGGACTACGAGTTTTACGAGGGAGTTGAAATGAAGATAAAACATAAGCTAAGTTCCGGATCAAAACTTGTCATGACAATATCATGTAATTACAAGGGACCAGAAAGAGAACTGGTACTTCCATCAGAGTGTTCAAACAAAGGAAGTATAGAGACCGAGACTCTTATATGATGCAGccttatattatttatttatttggctGGGAGTACTTTCAAAGGAAAAGACATGCTATCAAATATGAACTATATACTGAATCCATAGCAATTGTATCCCTCAGGTGATAGGAGGGACAAACAATTtagatatttaattttattatacagGATATGCTTCCTACAATGCTATTAACATTGTTCTCATTGATATAACAGATGTGTAACATAAGTGAAACATAGAACATTGTCAATAACAAGAGAGTGTGTTTATGTGCTACCACAACTAATATTATTAATGACAAgaaatattttatcaatttgtAAATTACACTCAAATAAAGAACAATGAAGTTACCAGTAAATATAAGATATTATAGTGATCTCCATAATTATCACAGATCCAATCCAAGTTTGAAGCGTATGTCAACACTCCATCAACAATAAAACAGTAGTAATGGATTCCAACTGGGAGCGCCATGGTTACCGTTGCATTTTTTACTGCATGTTCCAACAACTCCCTGGTTTGAAACAAAAGAAAGTTTAGCGTGTCAAACTATAAAGTGGAAGGATAAACATGAATCTAGTAGGAACttggaaaagaaaagtaatttaCATAGTCTGCCAGTTGCTCCATGACCCCACAAGACCTACTGAATTGCCACCATAGTTCCATGTGATCTTGACAAAAATCAATTTTCCAATGAGTTCTTCTTTACTATCCATTGTGCTTTGTGGCAATGCATGCACTTGGGACTGTATAAACTGACGAAGCGTTGGCATGGGAGTCACAAGCACCTATAAGAAGACTATTATATAAGCCAATATCCATATTAAAGTGTCTGTGAGTGTTTGTGCGTGTGGAAACCAAATTTCATAAGAAATAAAGATCTTATGGGCTGTAAGTGCGTGTATAACTAAAAGAATGAGTATTATATTTTGGATGAACCACTGAATTTATATGAAGAAAAGAACGCAAAACAAGAATGAATCTTTTAAATGTATAACTATAACCAGATTTCTTGACTGTCCTCAAGTGTGTCTCTCTATGATTGTGGAAACCAAAATTGTATAAAGGGTCATATGagcattttttttcatatgtatAGCAATAACTCAAATTTGCTAGCTATCCACTTTTAGCATGGTTAAACAGGGGTACTTACTCTCCACAGATGTTCTTAACTTCTTAtagtctttaaaaaaataatttctgaaATACACTCCTATTTGTTTTGTGGCTATATATGCACCATAAAACCTGCTTTTTTTATTAACTACCGAATAGCAAAGGAAACATACTCCCTGAGAAAACAAAACCAACTAGATTTAGTCCAAAGCAACTTCAAATAGGTTTCACAGCTTGACAATTCATCCTAATTTTGCAGCATGTAAGATCTTATATCTTTTCATCCAATTTCCCTCAGCAAATGCATAGGAAACTTCACATGAACCATCAAACTAATAATTGTCAAATAGTCAAAGAAGTGTAAAGAAACTGCACATAACACTGTATAACCACATATCCCACTTCCCATGTACATACAGAGCCACACTTTTCAATGAATTAAAGTAGATATCTCTTTTATTCCCTAAAATTCCAAATTCAAATAACTGCTATtgatataaacaaacaaacatgtgcTATTTAAAGATTTCTTTCTccacaactttttaaaataataatatgcatAAGGACTAGATGtatctgaaaattaaaattggagagaaaaacTGACCTCTGGATTAAAAATGAAAGGTGGCTGGTAGGCTATGTGGTTATGGGGGGGACAATGAACAATGGGCATAGGTACCATCCCATAACCTTGTGTTGAGGCCATTAAATGGTCATGGTTGTCTTCCAAATTCTTAGCTCCAGAACAGCCTGTTCCATCGTTTCTCAAACCAGCATTATTtcccattactgaaagcaaacAACCCCAGTTATATTATTGACTATTATTGTCATAATCAGTGAAATCAGGATTCAAAACCATGTTTTTATCACAGAACGATATCATTCAttgatcataaaaaataataataataataaaaatcagtACTTtcataaaaagaataaattataaaaacaaaaactaatggAAGTAGAAAAAAATTACTATCCCCATCAACCGAAAAATTAGAAgaataaaaactattaaagtacaaaaatgtatcaaaaagaaaaaagaaaaaaaaaaaaaaaaaaagcaaaaagcaaTGAAAACCACGCCTATAAACTAAAAACGATAAACAAAACAAGCTCACGAacaaaaatcaatcaaattaatTGAGGGAAACCAGAAGAgcacaaaaccaaagaaaaaaaattcaaaaaacccAAGAAAATATACAAGGTTGGAAACAGAAGAAACCCATAAAGAAGAGATTAAAGAAATACATAAGTCTAAGTTTGTGACATACCCATACAGTAGCATTATTATTTGTTGGTGTAGTCTTTAAAATCTCTCTCTAAGCTCTGCACTGTACAAGGACTCTGAATTGTGTGAATAACATCAACAGTGGCATTGTATAGTTTTTCTCCCACGAGTTGGGAAGATTCTacgcctttttctttttctttttctttttcctttttttcttttcttctttttttatttttttattttttatttttttaactcaaagATTCCATGTTTATGGGGTTAGAGCATCAGCATTGAGCCAGTCATTTGCCAAATATAAGGTACATTTGGCATTTAGGCCTAAAACATGTACAACAACTCTGGAAGGCCAaaattggaaaatgctaaatttttttgacataatgctacagtaccatcttaaaTGTAAAATGGTATTGTAGCTGAAtgggataaaaaataaataaaattaatactctctctcccctttttaACTTAGGAATttatctctcctctctcattatttctcttcttttctctctcttccttctctctttctcatctacTTTCTACTCTCCTCAAACCCAAGACCACGAGGGTTTTGACAACGGTGGAATCGGATGGCTCTGATGGCTCAACGTGAGGGCTCCGATGGTTCCAATGGGTTTGAATAGAAGCTCCGATGGCTCCGATATTGATTCCAACGAGGCATCACTGGTGGGTTTCTTTGAAGGTGTGGTGGGTTTCTTTTGCATGTTTGAttagtcttcttttttttttttttttgggtttgaaactCTTGGATTAtgttctgtttttgtttggtgtgaagatgaaagaaaataggagaaggttttgggttttgttgttgttttagttTGCCTTTTTGATGGATGAGAGCGTAGTTCAACTCAGCTTTGTGTGTTTTCTGTATGAATTTTCTTCTGGGTATTGTTTGTTTGGTTAGAAAATTGGGATGGAAAAGAAAGTTTTGATGAACTATGCATTCTATTTTGTGTGGTCAGTGATGGATGGCAAGCTCAAGAtaacttcttaaaaaataaataaaaaaatttatcaaagttTTCTTTGTGAACTGTTTTGTTTCCTAGAAAGTTGAGGAagaatagagagaaaatgaaacttatgaatcttgattcttaatttttattgtcGTGTTTTTTCAAGAATGAAAAAGTTTGTTTCAAAAGAGTGATTAcctgtgtttgtgtgtgt
This genomic stretch from Quercus robur chromosome 4, dhQueRobu3.1, whole genome shotgun sequence harbors:
- the LOC126720904 gene encoding uncharacterized protein LOC126720904, with product MAAQMTLSSSLSTQFLLPPKPSLSSPFSCTYILPKTRVHQFKICADLGGGEGEIKKEGKKKFITREEEPQEYWQTAGEREGENPMMTPLPYIIIFGMATPFVILAIAFANGWVKVPVR
- the LOC126720905 gene encoding SNF1-related protein kinase regulatory subunit beta-2-like, yielding MVMGNNAGLRNDGTGCSGAKNLEDNHDHLMASTQGYGMVPMPIVHCPPHNHIAYQPPFIFNPEVLVTPMPTLRQFIQSQVHALPQSTMDSKEELIGKLIFVKITWNYGGNSVGLVGSWSNWQTMELLEHAVKNATVTMALPVGIHYYCFIVDGVLTYASNLDWICDNYGDHYNILYLLEDVLQAPANGFANLSDFESPPSPPSSYDNKFFTDKDFYYRTKEGNICEIQPPELPPQLEEAILDMPSCSFDVYHSLPRPQFSQVNHLYGHKENEDQYVTVSSTERFADKYITTILYKPAFKTKPP